GATGTAATCCAGAACGTTATTGTAGTCGGAGTACGACAGTGCAATATCTTTACCTATTCTCGACATATCTGCTAATGCAGCACAGGTCGGTGGTACCATTGGCCCTACTTTCCTTGCCAAACTTCGGACTGCAGGCTTCAATGTTTCAATCCTTGCTCGTGAGGCTTCCAAGGCTACCTATCCCACCGATATTACTGTCCATCGGACAGATCTTAGTCATTCATCCCTTGTGAAGGCTTTTCATGGTATTGATGCCGTCGTCTCTGCTGTCGCAACTTTCAACGTCCCTGATCAATTCGCTATGATCGATGCCGCGGTTGAGGCGAAAGTGAAACGCTTCCTGCCGAGCGAATATGGTGGCGATGCCTCGTTGCCTGATCTCGAGAATATTGCTCCATTTGCCGTCCAGAAACAAAAGGTTGTTGAGTACCTTGAAACAAAAGAATCGCAGGGCCTTTCTTGGACTGCCATCAGTGTCGGAGCCTTCTTTGATTATGTAAGTGTCCAGCAATAGTTGCAAAACCCCAGGCTACAAAGACTTTCAGTCTGACATGAGATTTTTTAGCTTTTCGGGTATGGTTATGGCCTGATGGGCTTTCATTTCGACGAGCCAAAAGTTCAGCTATTCGACAAGG
The sequence above is drawn from the Trichoderma breve strain T069 chromosome 5, whole genome shotgun sequence genome and encodes:
- a CDS encoding nmrA-like family domain-containing protein; translated protein: MADVIQNVIVVGVGGTIGPTFLAKLRTAGFNVSILAREASKATYPTDITVHRTDLSHSSLVKAFHGIDAVVSAVATFNVPDQFAMIDAAVEAKVKRFLPSEYGGDASLPDLENIAPFAVQKQKVVEYLETKESQGLSWTAISVGAFFDYLFGYGYGLMGFHFDEPKVQLFDKGVRPLDATTMNQVGLAVAATLEHLEETKNKRIYVNSFSVSQSQIVDAFEKLSGKTFERTEGSTKELIAAGKAHIEEGNWDLGYPESVTAALYSDTGFGYSSGRASEWNKILGLPEESLDVCAKELLQSKGWI